In Lates calcarifer isolate ASB-BC8 linkage group LG4, TLL_Latcal_v3, whole genome shotgun sequence, a genomic segment contains:
- the lrrcc1 gene encoding leucine-rich repeat and coiled-coil domain-containing protein 1 isoform X4 → MGDKVLSLIDKKITSLLDIPLRSTVTSLSLHCNQIPRIEGLTSAWHLKHLDLSSNCISKIEGLSSLTSLRTLNLSCNLITKVEGLNGLVDLTRLNLSYNQINDLTGLLYLHGTEYKLKYLSLHGNHLDRIDHLLQCLLGLQGLREVTLSQDGRDNPVCRSPGYMEIVMQSLPQISVLDGMDRLGNPSHRGLGSPCNIPGLEDYLDLLLSSDTSHNEAPRRDGPLTTPRLDKVLTQFRQRIASEAITDPAAQPDRQSLQPARSTAADPAEPVNEQRIRKLEDQVSQLIQQAPAGDKCSSSTRPVVTLRKAKRDTDRTSESECDSGKENRRRTRIPKHRNTLTTRTTSKESKGRISDSDQENHKQRSSKSAVGPRRKPGGAGGVDTAGPTRSGPLRASKASGDVKRKSTEEEETYRTIVEERDQERERRWKAEQAARKLTEELKGLQAKVSEEKDLQSMALHTTDRLKELLLKERSGRSELETRIEELEGRCQSLTQQLEQARSSGEHHKTALHQLEESISHGEALRARQQAEEMKRYQELENKAAALKRELDIQRASVRQHKEKLQQLHELLASREQEHRKQLELRLQPGGADFREAVVKEVASVEERHAHREAELQEKLADSRKQYAALEDEFRMALTIEAARFSEVKEACEQMTAELMELKATLAQSQQREKKSGSLVQELTAMVKEQKNRISELIKAKRDAVTDLKSRLHSLEAEVDQDRRLGLQLELLKKDKARLLSQLTAQESVIDGLRAERRIWGQELAQQGASLAQDRGRLEARIEVLSTELETQKKQNERDNDALKIKARIIDDQTETIRKLKEALQERDDQIRRLREEATQAQKRSQQQQEEETSRQAELRERLEHLSLRKEELKQQLEDKEAELEEVKRVYSDSSKKWQEKADLLTRLESQVKRMKENFDSKERSLLEERDKATEAHKAAVEKLHCVDDAFRRQLESLQAAHQAELLRQANEKQKQIEKANQKTGTRIH, encoded by the exons ATGGGGGACAAGGTGCTGAGTCTTATCGACAAGAAAATAACAAG TTTGCTGGATATTCCCCTGAGATccactgtgacatcactcagTCTGCACTGCAATCAGATCCCGAGGATCGAGGGCCTAACCTCAGCTTGGCACCTGAAGCACTTAGACCTTTCCTCCAATTGCATTTCTAAGATTGAGGGTCTAAGTTCCCTCACTTCCCTGAGGACATTAAATTTATCCTGTAACTTAATCACCAAGGTTGAAG GACTGAATGGCCTTGTGGACCTAACAAGATTAAACTTGTCCTACAATCAGATAAATGACCTCACTG GGTTGTTGTACCTTCATGGCACGGAGTACAAGCTGAAGTACCTCAgtctccatggcaaccaccTGGACCGCATCGATCACCTGCTGCAGTGCCTGCTGGGATTGCAAGGTTTAAGAGAGGTGACCTTGAGCCAGGATGGCAGAGACAACCCTGTGTGTAGGTCACCAG GTTACATGGAGATTGTTATGCAGTCGTTGCCACAGATCTCTGTCCTGGATGGCATGGACCGGCTTGGAAATCCATCACATCGGGGTCTAGGCAGTCCCTGTAATATCCCTGGTCTGGAGGACTATCTGGACCTCCTGCTCTCCTCAGATACAAGTCACAATGAAGCT CCTAGAAGAGATGGCCCACTCACCACACCCCGCCTTGACAAGGTGTTGACCCAGTTTCGTCAGCGGATTGCCTCCGAAGCAATCACAGATCCAGCTGCACAACCAGACCGCCAGAGCTTACAGCCAGCTCGTTCCACTGCGGCTGATCCAGCAGAGCCCGTTAATGAACAACGCATCAGGAAACTGGAGGACCAGGTGTCCCAACTCATCCAGCAG GCCCCTGCGGGGGACAAATGCAGTAGCTCAACTCGTCCTGTGGTGACATTACGGAAAGCCAAGAGGGACACAGACCGCACGTCAGAGAGTGAGTGTGACAGCGGTAAGGAGAACAGGAGGCGCACCAGGATCCCCAAACATCGTAACACCTTAACAACGAGGACAACCAGCAAGGAGTCCAAAGGCAGGATATCAGACAG CGATCAGGAGAATCATAAACAGAGGAGTTCAAAGTCTGCTGTTGGGCCCAGGAGGAAGCCTGGCGGAGCGGGGGGTGTAGACACAGCAGGGCCAACAAGGAGTGGACCTTTGAGAGCTTCTAAGGCCTCAGGCGATGTGAAAAGGAAGTCcactgaagaggaggaaaccTACAGG ACTATTGTGGAGGAACGCGACCAGGAAAGGGAGAGGCGATGGAAAGCGGAGCAGGCTGCAAGGAAGCTAACAGAGGAGCTGAAGGGCCTGCAGGCAAAGGTCAGCGAGGAAAAAGACCTTCAGAGCATGGCCCTGCACACCACGGACCG ACTGAAAGAATTGTTGCTAAAGGAGCGATCAGGGCGCTCTGAACTGGAGACTCGCATTGAGGAGCTGGAGGGGAGGTGTCAGTCCTTAACCCAGCAGCTGGAGCAGGCCCGCAGCAGCGGAGAACACCATAAGACCGCGCTGCACCAACTGGAGGAAAGCATCTCCCATGGAGAGGCACTCAGGGCTCGCCAGCAGGCTGAGGAG ATGAAGCGGTACCAGGAGCTGGAGAACAAGGCTGCAGCTCTGAAAAGAGAGCTGGACATCCAGAGAGCCTCAGTACGCCAGCACAAagagaaactgcagcagctgcacgAGCTGCTCGCATCCAGGGAACAAGAGCACAG aaaacagctgGAGTTGCGGTTGCAGCCTGGTGGGGCGGATTTCCGTGAggcagtggtgaaagaagtTGCATCAGTGGAAGAGAGACACGCTCACAGggaggcagagctgcaggagaaactGGCAGACAGCAGGAAGCAGTACGCTGCACTGGAGGACGAGTTCCGCATGGCACTAACCATTGAGGCTGCTCGCTTCTCTGAG GTGAAGGAGGCTTGTGAACAGATGACTGCAGAGCTGATGGAGCTCAAGGCAACCCTCGCCCAgtcacagcagagggagaagaaatCAGGCTCTCTGGTGCAGGAGCTCACAGCCATGGTCAAAGAACAGAAAAACCGCATCTCTGAGCTCATCAAAGCCAAGAGAGATGCTGTCACCGATCTAAAG AGCCGTCTGCATTCCTTAGAAGCTGAGGTGGATCAGGACCGGCGTCTCGGCCTGCAGCTCGAATTGCTGAAGAAAGACAAGGCGCGACTGTTGTCTCAGCTCACAGCTCAGGAGTCGGTGATAGATGGCCtcagggcagagaggaggatcTGGGGCCAGGAGCTCGCTCAGCAAG GAGCGTCTTTAGCTCAGGACCGTGGACGCCTGGAGGCCAGGATAGAGGTGCTAAGCACTGAGCTGGAGACTCAGAAGAAACAGAATGAGAGGGACAATGATGctctcaaaataaaagccagaaTCATTGATGACCAGACAGAGACCATCCGCAAACTCAAAGAG GCCCTGCAGGAGCGTGATGATCAGATCCGTAGGCTGCGCGAAGAGGCAACCCAGGCCCAGAAGAGgtcccagcagcagcaagagGAGGAAACATCCCGGCAGGCTGAGCTGAGGGAGCGGCTGGAACATCTCAGCTTGCGCAAGGAGGAgctcaaacagcagctggaggacAAAGAGGCAGAGCTCGAGGAGGTCAAAAGGGTTTACAG TGACTCCAGTAAGAAGTGGCAGGAGAAGGCAGACCTGCTCACTCGGTTGGAGAGCCAGGTGAAGCGTATGAAAGAGAACTTCGATTCGAAGGAACGCTCGCTGCTGGAAGAAAGAGATAAAGCAACAGAAGCACACAA agctgcagtaGAAAAGTTACACTGTGTGGACGATGCTTTTCGTCGACAGCTGGAGTCTCTGCAAGCTGCCCATCAAGCTGAGCTGCTACGACAGGcaaatgaaaagcagaaacagatAGAAAAAGCCAATCAAAAG ACAGGCACTCGTATTCACTAA